Proteins found in one Rhodobacteraceae bacterium D3-12 genomic segment:
- a CDS encoding FAD-binding oxidoreductase — MSEIAVFGAGFVGVSTAIALARGGRDVVLVDKAGVGAGASFGNAGVIQSEAVEPYEMPRDARVLLRVMMGRDNGVAVRLAGAARQAGPLAAYFWHSSRRGVARASAHYAPLIHGATQAHLDLADLAGARGQFHQSGFRLRFSDRAVFDAVVRDAQRMARAHDLPMKVLSAEELGAAEPGLADCGIGGIEWSAPYTVQKPSLLLQQYFDYFQSIGGKLLCGDALSLAPQGQGWRFESDQGAMTVGEVVIATGANSAEVARRLGGRAPIIAKRGYHAVLTGGRGLNAPLVDEAMGLVYAPQGNQIRVTTGAEIGGRAAQDMPRQLRVGIAQAARLFDAGREPLSVWSGVRPCMPDMLPVMGASGRHRGLWYNFGHGHQGLTLGPLAGQMLAGAIMGEGEALDHALSPERFKL, encoded by the coding sequence ATGAGCGAGATTGCAGTTTTCGGGGCCGGGTTTGTCGGTGTGTCCACGGCGATTGCTTTGGCTAGGGGCGGGCGCGACGTTGTGCTTGTGGACAAGGCGGGCGTTGGCGCGGGGGCGAGCTTTGGCAACGCTGGGGTGATCCAGTCGGAAGCGGTTGAGCCCTATGAAATGCCGCGCGATGCGCGCGTGTTGTTGCGGGTAATGATGGGGCGCGACAATGGTGTGGCGGTTCGGCTAGCCGGTGCCGCGCGTCAGGCCGGGCCGCTGGCGGCGTATTTCTGGCATTCGTCGCGGCGCGGCGTGGCACGGGCAAGCGCGCATTATGCGCCGCTGATCCATGGCGCGACGCAGGCGCATCTTGATCTGGCCGATCTGGCTGGGGCGCGGGGGCAGTTTCACCAGAGCGGCTTTCGCTTACGCTTTAGCGATCGCGCGGTGTTCGATGCCGTGGTGCGTGACGCACAGCGCATGGCGCGCGCGCATGATTTGCCGATGAAAGTGCTGAGCGCCGAGGAGTTGGGCGCAGCAGAGCCGGGGTTGGCGGATTGCGGGATTGGCGGGATCGAATGGAGCGCGCCTTATACGGTTCAAAAGCCCAGCCTCTTGTTGCAGCAATATTTCGATTATTTCCAATCCATTGGCGGCAAATTGCTCTGCGGTGATGCGCTAAGCCTTGCGCCGCAAGGTCAGGGCTGGCGGTTTGAGAGCGATCAGGGCGCGATGACGGTGGGCGAGGTGGTGATCGCCACCGGAGCCAACAGTGCCGAGGTCGCACGCCGGCTGGGCGGGCGGGCGCCGATCATTGCGAAACGCGGCTATCACGCGGTGTTGACGGGCGGGCGCGGGCTGAATGCGCCGCTGGTGGATGAGGCGATGGGGCTTGTCTATGCGCCGCAGGGCAACCAGATCCGCGTGACCACAGGTGCCGAGATTGGCGGGCGTGCGGCGCAAGACATGCCACGACAGTTGCGGGTCGGGATCGCACAGGCGGCGCGTTTGTTTGACGCCGGGCGCGAGCCGTTAAGCGTTTGGAGCGGGGTGCGCCCGTGCATGCCCGATATGCTGCCGGTGATGGGCGCATCGGGGCGGCATCGCGGGCTGTGGTATAACTTTGGCCACGGGCATCAGGGGCTGACCTTGGGTCCGCTGGCGGGGCAAATGCTGGCGGGCGCGATCATGGGCGAGGGGGAAGCCCTTGATCACGCGCTCAGCCCGGAGCGGTTCAAGCTCTGA
- a CDS encoding LLM class flavin-dependent oxidoreductase: protein MTTPYSILDLAPIPAGHDAAEALRRSVDLAQKAESWGYSRYWLAEHHNMPGIASSATAVLIGHIAAATSRIRVGSGGIMLPNHAPLVVAEQFGTLATLHGDRIDLGLGRAPGTDGVTAHALRRGRMSDNDFPNDVVEVIGYLNPAQPGQQVSAIPGAGTQVPVWILGSSLFGAQLAAHLGLPYAFASHFAPDALEEALETYRRSFRPGITDAPRFMLAANVFAADDQNEAERLRTSQLQAFINLRSGRPGPLPAALASTSEIATLGAPQVLANTNSALRIAAVGTPDTVRSELKALIDRLQPDEVILSSAIHDHTARLRSVEIAAEVMQSL from the coding sequence ATGACCACCCCCTATTCTATCCTCGATCTCGCCCCCATCCCCGCTGGCCATGACGCAGCCGAGGCGCTGCGCCGGTCGGTCGACCTTGCTCAGAAGGCCGAAAGCTGGGGCTATTCGCGGTATTGGCTGGCCGAGCATCATAACATGCCCGGCATCGCCAGCTCGGCCACGGCGGTTCTGATCGGCCATATCGCGGCGGCAACCAGCCGTATTCGTGTTGGCTCGGGCGGGATCATGCTGCCCAATCACGCGCCTTTGGTGGTGGCCGAGCAATTCGGCACGCTGGCAACGCTGCATGGCGACCGGATCGACCTTGGGCTTGGCCGCGCGCCGGGCACGGATGGGGTCACCGCCCATGCGCTCCGGCGCGGACGGATGTCTGACAATGATTTTCCCAACGATGTGGTTGAGGTGATTGGCTATCTCAACCCCGCGCAACCCGGCCAGCAAGTCAGCGCCATTCCCGGCGCCGGCACACAGGTGCCGGTCTGGATCCTCGGCTCCTCGCTGTTTGGCGCGCAACTGGCTGCGCATCTTGGCCTGCCATACGCGTTTGCCTCGCATTTCGCGCCTGACGCCCTTGAAGAGGCGCTTGAGACCTACCGGCGCAGCTTCAGGCCCGGCATCACCGACGCGCCGCGCTTCATGTTGGCCGCGAATGTCTTTGCCGCCGATGATCAGAACGAAGCCGAGCGCCTGCGCACCTCGCAGCTTCAGGCGTTTATCAACCTGCGCTCCGGGCGTCCCGGCCCCCTGCCCGCCGCGCTTGCCTCAACCTCCGAGATTGCCACGCTGGGCGCGCCACAGGTGCTGGCCAACACCAATTCCGCCCTGCGCATCGCCGCCGTTGGCACGCCCGACACCGTGCGCAGCGAGCTGAAAGCGCTGATCGACAGGTTGCAACCGGACGAGGTGATCCTCTCCAGCGCCATTCACGACCACACCGCACGCCTGCGCTCGGTCGAGATTGCCGCCGAGGTGATGCAAAGCCTCTAA
- the lepA gene encoding translation elongation factor 4, translated as MTDLTHIRNFSIVAHIDHGKSTLADRLIQETGTVQDRDMKEQLLDSMDIERERGITIKANTVRIDYTADDGEAYVLNLIDTPGHVDFAYEVSRSMRAVEGSLLVVDLTQGVEAQTLANVYQAIDADHEIVPVLNKIDLPASDCDRVAEQIEDVIGIDASGAIQVSAKTGQGIHETLEAIVTHLPAPKGDRDAPLKAMLVDSWYDAYLGVIVLVRIMDGVMKKGERVKMMSNGSMHLIDRIGVFRPEMQLVDELGPGEIGFITAQIKQVRDTRVGDTITHEKKGAETPLPGFKPSQPVVFCGLFPVDSAEFEDLRVAIEKLALNDASFSSEMETSAALGFGFRCGFLGLLHLEVIRDRIEREYDIDLITTAPSVIYHIYQKDGTHFELHNPADMPDPSTIDHLEEPRIKATILVPDDYLGDVLKLCQDRRGIQLDLTYAGSRAMVVYDLPLNEVVFDFYDRLKSVTKGYASFDYQMIGYREDHLVKMSILVNDEPVDALSTMVHRDRAEMRGRAMVEKLKDLIPRHMFKIPIQAAIGGKVIARETLSAMRKDVTAKCYGGDATRKKKLLEKQKAGKKKMRQFGKVDIPQEAFISALKMDS; from the coding sequence ATGACAGACCTTACTCATATCCGCAATTTCTCGATCGTGGCGCATATCGACCACGGGAAATCGACGCTGGCTGATCGCCTTATTCAGGAGACCGGAACCGTTCAGGACCGGGACATGAAAGAGCAGCTGCTTGACAGTATGGATATCGAGCGCGAGCGCGGTATTACCATCAAGGCGAACACCGTTCGCATTGATTATACCGCCGATGATGGCGAGGCTTATGTGCTGAACCTGATCGACACGCCGGGGCATGTTGATTTCGCCTATGAGGTGAGCCGGTCGATGCGCGCGGTTGAGGGGTCTTTGCTGGTTGTGGATCTGACCCAAGGGGTTGAGGCGCAAACGCTGGCCAATGTTTACCAAGCGATTGATGCGGATCATGAGATCGTGCCGGTTCTGAACAAGATCGACCTGCCGGCGAGCGATTGTGACCGCGTGGCCGAGCAGATCGAGGATGTGATCGGGATTGATGCGTCGGGCGCTATTCAGGTGAGCGCCAAGACCGGGCAGGGCATTCACGAAACGCTGGAAGCGATTGTGACGCATTTGCCCGCGCCCAAGGGCGATCGGGATGCGCCGCTCAAGGCGATGTTGGTGGATTCATGGTATGATGCCTATCTCGGCGTGATCGTGTTGGTGCGGATCATGGACGGGGTGATGAAGAAGGGCGAGCGGGTCAAGATGATGTCGAATGGCTCGATGCATTTGATCGACCGGATCGGTGTGTTTCGCCCGGAAATGCAGCTTGTGGATGAGCTTGGTCCCGGTGAGATCGGCTTTATCACCGCGCAGATCAAACAGGTGCGTGACACCCGCGTGGGCGACACGATCACCCATGAGAAGAAGGGGGCCGAGACGCCCTTGCCCGGTTTTAAACCGAGCCAGCCGGTGGTGTTTTGTGGCTTGTTCCCGGTGGATAGCGCCGAGTTTGAGGACCTGCGCGTGGCGATCGAGAAGCTCGCGCTGAATGATGCGTCGTTCTCTTCGGAGATGGAGACCTCGGCGGCGCTTGGCTTTGGGTTCCGCTGTGGCTTCCTCGGGCTTTTGCATCTTGAGGTGATCCGCGACCGGATCGAGCGGGAATATGACATTGACCTGATCACCACCGCGCCGTCGGTGATTTATCACATCTATCAAAAAGACGGCACCCATTTCGAGCTACACAACCCGGCGGATATGCCCGATCCGTCAACCATCGACCACCTTGAGGAACCGCGTATCAAGGCGACCATTCTGGTGCCGGATGACTACCTTGGCGATGTGCTCAAGCTCTGTCAGGACCGGCGGGGGATCCAGCTTGACCTGACCTATGCCGGGTCGCGGGCGATGGTGGTCTATGATCTGCCGCTCAACGAAGTGGTGTTCGACTTTTACGACCGGCTGAAATCGGTGACCAAAGGCTATGCGTCGTTCGACTATCAGATGATCGGCTATCGCGAGGATCATTTGGTCAAGATGTCGATTCTGGTGAATGACGAGCCTGTGGATGCGTTGAGCACGATGGTCCACCGCGACCGCGCCGAAATGCGCGGGCGGGCGATGGTTGAAAAGCTCAAAGACCTGATCCCGCGCCACATGTTCAAGATCCCGATTCAGGCGGCAATTGGCGGCAAGGTTATTGCGCGCGAGACACTGTCGGCGATGCGCAAGGACGTTACGGCCAAGTGTTATGGCGGGGACGCGACCCGGAAGAAGAAACTGCTGGAGAAGCAGAAGGCCGGTAAGAAGAAGATGCGCCAGTTCGGGAAGGTGGATATCCCGCAGGAGGCGTTTATTTCAGCCCTTAAAATGGACTCGTAG